Proteins from one Bacteroides mediterraneensis genomic window:
- a CDS encoding ABC transporter permease, protein MNTLRYALRFLLRARTYTLINLLGLAFSLACCIILLRYIHRELTVDTHCVDRENVYVSRCQIGENDALVSSTLNGDTLAVDPSLVMQRSRVTLLDHDMIRYKDNRFQVNMIVADTTFLKLFHYQLLQGESSLSKPGMALLSEHLAHKLFGKQNPIGETFVLSTGKSVTISGIFATPKNKSFLLVDAILSEMPGALWERMPMEFVRFVPGADIQKLNEAGKTLRPTRVGDGSMYTFSLLSLKDVYWESRLLYRTSPTMCVSGNRAQLYVLSAMCIFIFFIGLLNYLNLYAVLMGKRLRIYLIHRVWGAGFRSLFLLMYWENLVLSALSLLLAWTVVELAQPFVNRVFDTEFAVGAFDVWVSLALVVWLPLLISLVTALRCGKAPLSMSLVRSGNDRKSIRLRQGFLFVQYTVTIVLVVLALFFHRHLNLLLNTPPGFRMENVIQANLIYESTDYASYTDESIQARKQRIAQIDEALSKCPDISCWTADVYSILDFDYTAEFQNVKGETVSLNQNFATPEFFTLFNLKLVEGRLPVEEDGYVVNRAAMQALGYTSLEGATVLDLRMKEAAPDFPARPIVGVIEDYYSGHISKGIRPMLFMVFPTMQGDVYHIACQPGRIPQVIDYLRKLEKEVYGTENFQYSLLKDDVQKLYKSDRQVATIYSAFAFIAIVISCLGLFGISLFDIRQRYREIAIRKVNGAMLKDLYVLLLRRYVGMLLLAAVVAVPLAWLAIHYYTADLVVKAPVTVGLFLTAFLIVAVISVATLLWQVHKASRINPSEVMKSE, encoded by the coding sequence ATGAACACACTACGCTATGCATTACGTTTCCTGCTTCGTGCACGGACGTACACACTGATTAATCTGTTGGGGCTGGCTTTCAGTCTGGCCTGCTGTATTATTTTACTTCGATATATCCATCGGGAACTGACGGTTGATACCCATTGTGTGGACCGGGAAAATGTATATGTGTCTCGTTGTCAGATTGGTGAGAACGATGCATTGGTCTCTTCCACATTGAATGGCGATACGCTGGCTGTAGACCCTTCACTGGTCATGCAACGTTCACGGGTCACACTGCTGGATCATGACATGATACGTTACAAAGATAATCGTTTCCAGGTAAATATGATAGTGGCTGATACGACTTTCTTGAAACTGTTCCATTATCAGCTCTTGCAAGGAGAGAGTTCCCTTTCAAAGCCTGGGATGGCTTTGCTGAGTGAGCACTTGGCGCATAAGTTGTTTGGCAAGCAGAATCCCATTGGAGAAACCTTTGTCTTGTCTACCGGGAAATCAGTGACCATATCCGGTATTTTTGCCACGCCGAAGAATAAAAGTTTTTTGTTGGTGGATGCCATTCTTTCCGAAATGCCGGGAGCACTTTGGGAGAGAATGCCCATGGAGTTTGTCCGTTTTGTACCGGGAGCGGATATTCAGAAATTGAATGAGGCAGGCAAGACGTTGCGTCCTACACGGGTGGGAGACGGCAGCATGTACACTTTCTCCCTTCTGTCGTTGAAGGATGTGTATTGGGAGTCCCGTTTGTTGTACCGCACTTCTCCTACGATGTGTGTGTCGGGCAACCGTGCTCAGTTGTATGTCTTGTCGGCCATGTGTATCTTTATATTCTTTATCGGTCTGCTTAATTACCTCAATTTGTATGCGGTGCTGATGGGCAAGCGGTTACGGATTTACCTGATTCATCGGGTATGGGGAGCAGGTTTCCGTTCACTTTTTCTATTGATGTATTGGGAGAATCTGGTGTTGTCGGCATTGTCGTTGCTGTTAGCTTGGACGGTGGTGGAACTTGCTCAGCCTTTTGTCAATCGTGTCTTTGATACAGAGTTTGCTGTCGGGGCGTTTGACGTATGGGTATCATTGGCTTTGGTGGTGTGGTTGCCGCTGCTGATATCGTTGGTAACTGCACTCCGGTGTGGAAAGGCTCCGTTAAGTATGTCATTGGTTCGTTCGGGGAATGACCGGAAATCCATACGTTTGCGTCAGGGATTCCTGTTCGTGCAATATACCGTAACCATTGTACTGGTTGTCCTTGCCTTGTTTTTTCATCGTCATCTCAACTTGCTGTTGAATACTCCACCGGGATTTCGGATGGAAAACGTGATTCAGGCCAACCTTATATATGAATCAACGGATTATGCTTCTTATACCGATGAATCGATACAGGCCCGGAAGCAGCGGATTGCGCAGATTGATGAGGCATTGAGCAAATGTCCGGACATTTCATGTTGGACGGCGGATGTGTATTCCATTCTGGATTTCGACTATACGGCGGAGTTTCAGAATGTGAAGGGGGAAACCGTTTCATTGAATCAGAATTTTGCCACTCCTGAATTCTTTACCTTGTTCAACCTGAAGCTTGTGGAAGGAAGATTGCCTGTCGAGGAGGATGGCTATGTGGTGAATCGGGCTGCTATGCAGGCATTGGGATACACCTCTTTGGAGGGAGCTACCGTGTTGGACCTTCGTATGAAAGAGGCGGCGCCTGACTTTCCGGCCCGACCGATTGTGGGGGTGATAGAGGATTATTATAGCGGACATATATCCAAGGGGATACGCCCCATGCTTTTCATGGTTTTTCCTACTATGCAGGGAGATGTGTATCATATTGCGTGTCAGCCGGGTCGGATTCCTCAGGTGATAGATTATCTGCGGAAGTTGGAAAAGGAAGTGTATGGTACGGAGAATTTTCAGTATTCGTTACTGAAGGACGATGTGCAGAAGTTGTATAAATCCGATCGGCAGGTGGCTACCATTTATTCGGCCTTTGCCTTTATCGCCATTGTCATTTCCTGTCTGGGGTTGTTCGGCATTTCCTTGTTCGACATCCGCCAGCGTTACCGGGAGATTGCCATCCGCAAGGTGAACGGTGCCATGCTGAAAGACCTGTATGTGCTGTTGCTCCGCCGTTACGTGGGGATGCTGTTGCTGGCAGCCGTGGTGGCAGTTCCGTTGGCTTGGCTGGCCATCCACTACTATACCGCCGATTTGGTGGTGAAGGCTCCGGTGACGGTCGGCCTGTTCCTGACAGCCTTCCTGATAGTAGCGGTGATTTCCGTGGCTACGTTGCTCTGGCAGGTGCACAAGGCTTCCCGCATCAATCCGAGTGAAGTAATGAAAAGTGAATAA
- a CDS encoding ABC transporter permease, translated as MNTLRYALRFLLRARTYTLINLLGLAFSLACCLILLRYIHRELTVDVHGQDLSTIVVPLRDINGTVYPGENPVQQSDGVFALDRKWIREQCRVVEEENASIFSGDRAFQSDLLAVDSTFFHFFSYQVVEGSLALSRPDVAILTEKYARRLFGKESPIGKKLMYGKWTLTVTGVLKEPVCKTTWNFDLLVSRQLKPDWGKLNTELMRVDPHLNLEEINKQTNVYRKYPYDERALCRYRYIGWKDFYFESSIADKYNRIFQFGNRNYVYILSGVDIFLFLIGILSFVNLYSVTMLKRTRMYGLKKVFGISRGRLFVEMYLENLLLMAGAILLAWGIIELSSRYITHLFGESVPGTFFDWVLTGSLLVVLPLLASFVFYVRYGLKNPVSCMRFYQDGKSKSVYRQVFLFIQYAITLLLMILAFYFQHHFDFLMHTSHGYTTQGILSADLYRENRYSAYESLTSEQQQRQWACREAINQKLDECPFIESWMTSPRDFLRGYFTDIINDKGEKFPLYVMFTSTDFMKMFGLKVKEGQIGDIDSYEHYQIALNETAMKTLGYDAVEKAAVRSVSPLWIAMVQGKVVEYGTSMMPVNAVVKDFFPQRLTDGVPPMLLVISSNSLGAALIKAVPGREKELVPYLKKIEQEVYHTDDFTYQWMDDKVAEMYKDDERTSDIYTLFSYMAIWVSCLGLLGISLFEIRRRYREIAIRKVNGATRRDLYLLLGRRYLLVQLLAFVVAAPVAWLVIRHYTATFVEKAPVTVGLFLIPFLVVMVLSVLTLFWQVHKASRINPSEVMKSE; from the coding sequence ATGAACACACTACGCTATGCCTTACGTTTCCTGCTTCGTGCACGGACGTACACCCTGATTAATCTGTTGGGGCTGGCTTTCAGTCTGGCCTGCTGCCTCATTCTGCTCCGATACATCCATCGGGAACTGACGGTCGATGTGCATGGACAGGATCTGTCAACCATTGTGGTGCCGCTTCGGGACATTAATGGAACGGTATATCCTGGGGAGAATCCGGTGCAGCAAAGTGACGGAGTTTTTGCGCTTGACCGGAAATGGATACGTGAACAGTGCCGGGTAGTGGAGGAGGAGAACGCTTCCATTTTTTCCGGTGACCGGGCTTTCCAGTCGGATTTGCTTGCAGTAGATTCCACATTCTTTCATTTCTTTTCTTATCAGGTGGTGGAAGGAAGTCTGGCTTTGTCTCGTCCGGATGTGGCGATTCTGACCGAGAAGTATGCCCGCAGGCTTTTTGGAAAGGAATCACCCATCGGGAAAAAACTGATGTACGGTAAGTGGACGCTGACGGTGACAGGAGTGTTGAAAGAACCAGTCTGCAAGACTACATGGAACTTTGATTTGTTGGTATCGCGTCAACTGAAGCCTGACTGGGGCAAGCTGAATACCGAATTGATGAGGGTGGATCCGCATCTGAACCTGGAGGAAATAAACAAGCAAACGAATGTGTATCGGAAGTATCCTTATGATGAGCGTGCTTTGTGCCGGTATAGATACATAGGCTGGAAAGATTTTTATTTCGAATCTTCCATAGCCGACAAATACAATCGTATCTTTCAGTTTGGCAACCGGAATTATGTGTATATTTTGTCGGGTGTGGACATCTTCTTGTTTTTGATTGGTATTTTGAGTTTCGTCAATTTGTATTCCGTCACCATGTTGAAGCGTACAAGGATGTACGGCCTGAAGAAAGTGTTTGGCATTTCCCGTGGAAGGCTTTTTGTTGAGATGTACCTGGAAAATCTGTTGCTGATGGCTGGGGCAATCTTGCTGGCTTGGGGAATCATAGAACTTTCTTCCCGCTATATCACCCACCTGTTTGGAGAATCGGTACCGGGTACCTTTTTTGACTGGGTACTGACGGGGAGTCTGTTGGTTGTGTTGCCTTTGTTGGCCTCTTTCGTTTTTTATGTACGCTACGGACTGAAGAATCCAGTCAGTTGCATGCGCTTCTATCAGGACGGAAAAAGCAAGTCGGTCTATCGTCAGGTCTTTTTGTTTATACAGTATGCCATTACCCTGCTGCTGATGATACTTGCCTTCTACTTCCAGCACCACTTTGATTTTCTGATGCATACTTCTCATGGTTATACTACACAGGGAATTTTGTCTGCCGACTTGTATCGGGAGAATAGATACAGTGCTTACGAAAGCCTTACATCCGAGCAACAGCAAAGGCAATGGGCCTGTCGGGAGGCGATTAATCAGAAACTGGATGAGTGTCCTTTCATAGAAAGCTGGATGACTTCACCCCGGGACTTTCTGCGTGGTTATTTTACAGATATAATCAATGACAAAGGAGAGAAGTTTCCTTTGTACGTCATGTTTACTTCCACGGATTTCATGAAGATGTTCGGATTGAAAGTGAAGGAGGGACAGATAGGTGACATTGATTCGTATGAGCATTATCAGATTGCTTTGAATGAGACAGCCATGAAGACTTTGGGGTATGACGCCGTGGAAAAAGCGGCTGTGCGGAGTGTCTCGCCATTATGGATAGCCATGGTGCAAGGAAAGGTGGTGGAATACGGCACGTCCATGATGCCGGTAAATGCGGTGGTAAAAGATTTCTTTCCGCAACGGCTTACCGACGGTGTTCCTCCGATGCTGCTGGTCATTTCCTCCAATTCATTGGGGGCTGCATTGATAAAAGCGGTACCCGGCAGAGAGAAAGAGCTTGTGCCATACTTGAAAAAGATAGAGCAGGAAGTGTATCACACGGATGATTTTACTTATCAGTGGATGGACGATAAAGTGGCAGAAATGTATAAGGACGATGAACGGACGTCCGATATTTATACCTTGTTCTCGTACATGGCTATTTGGGTTTCCTGCTTGGGCTTGTTGGGCATTTCCTTGTTTGAGATTCGTCGCCGTTATCGGGAAATCGCCATTCGGAAAGTAAATGGGGCTACACGCCGCGATTTGTATCTTTTGTTGGGACGCAGGTATCTTTTGGTTCAGTTGCTTGCTTTTGTGGTAGCGGCTCCTGTGGCCTGGCTGGTGATTCGGCATTACACAGCCACTTTTGTGGAAAAAGCTCCAGTCACTGTCGGCTTGTTCCTGATACCCTTCCTGGTGGTGATGGTATTGTCAGTCCTCACGCTGTTCTGGCAGGTGCACAAAGCCTCCCGCATTAATCCGAGTGAAGTAATGAAAAGTGAATAA
- a CDS encoding FtsX-like permease family protein, protein MWLHYLKIAWRNLLKYRMQSVVSILGLAVGLACFALSAFWIHYEMTYDTFHRDADRLYLVGVNDDSFGGSSASFTPYALGRYLKEHYSEIEDYCLFEAETFFVMKDNRMLELPMLLPDTTALRMLDFRTLEGDDSFLRAGSTDSRIAITEKTAKQLFGTTDVIGQTVTNANWNKEYTIGAVVSDWGAHTNFPYAFLGNGSGRTGWDDYTYRTLVKVKPGTDVSRLLEKMNAHFPEELTKSRFQENTGLTRFYLEPLTGLRATEGFILKNNQTVQFRYITWFAVVGGLIIVCAFINYLTIYIDRFRTRRREMVLRQVCGAGLRSLVILLCTDFLLTILAALVVGMVLVELLMPVFLRYALIQDADFSNYRSILFYILSVSVVMMVIVVLWVWLFQKRSLHGNMHTGNALSGIAWRKGSVILQLTVCMAFIFCAVAMQLQLHHLRNVDTGMDYRGRAAVSIWMNVDMNVWAEKIKTLPMVTEVVRPVYWPLLGMGAYSSSLIDGGTGMEGRLKEPLSFDEVLAGEDFFRFYGMQLLAGEWVSEKSDYRQVNILESTARRMGWTPEEAVGKQLFFVDRKTEPMTVIGVVKDCAYKSPTEKLPYTMFVNTDQVKWMHARCFVLFKYRPGTWDECRRCIEEMQRAELPDRKLFLYSEEERYNDYLKSEDALSSLLGFSSLVCIFISIFGIYSLVTLACERRRKEIAIRKVNGATVRNILMLFFREYALLLVVSSLIAFPAAWWVMRRWIEHYDRQVEIGFLPFLLIFVGVALCVVACIGHRIWKTANENPAEVIKSE, encoded by the coding sequence ATGTGGTTACATTACCTGAAAATAGCCTGGCGTAACTTGCTGAAATACCGTATGCAGAGTGTGGTCAGTATCTTAGGACTGGCCGTGGGCTTGGCATGCTTTGCCCTTTCTGCCTTCTGGATACATTATGAGATGACGTACGATACGTTTCATCGTGATGCAGACCGTCTGTATCTGGTTGGAGTGAATGACGATAGTTTCGGCGGGTCTTCCGCGAGCTTCACGCCTTATGCCTTGGGACGTTACCTGAAGGAACATTATTCGGAAATTGAAGATTACTGTTTGTTTGAGGCAGAAACTTTTTTTGTGATGAAAGACAACCGGATGCTGGAGTTGCCCATGCTTCTGCCCGATACTACCGCCTTGCGGATGCTGGACTTCCGTACCTTGGAGGGGGATGACAGTTTTCTTCGTGCCGGTTCCACAGATAGCCGTATTGCCATTACGGAGAAGACCGCAAAACAGCTGTTTGGCACTACGGATGTGATTGGCCAAACCGTGACCAATGCCAACTGGAACAAGGAATATACCATTGGCGCTGTAGTGAGCGACTGGGGAGCGCACACTAATTTCCCCTACGCTTTTCTGGGTAACGGAAGCGGACGGACAGGCTGGGACGATTACACCTACCGGACACTTGTCAAAGTGAAGCCAGGTACGGATGTCTCCCGATTGCTGGAGAAGATGAATGCCCACTTCCCCGAAGAACTGACCAAAAGCAGGTTTCAGGAGAACACGGGACTGACACGTTTCTACCTGGAACCGCTGACGGGCCTTCGTGCTACGGAAGGTTTCATCCTTAAAAACAACCAGACAGTGCAGTTCCGTTATATCACCTGGTTTGCTGTGGTGGGCGGACTTATTATCGTTTGTGCCTTTATCAATTACCTGACGATTTATATCGACCGTTTCCGTACGCGCCGAAGAGAAATGGTGTTGCGGCAGGTTTGCGGGGCAGGACTGCGTTCGTTGGTTATCCTGCTTTGTACTGATTTTCTGTTGACAATTCTGGCGGCCTTGGTCGTGGGGATGGTATTGGTAGAGTTGCTGATGCCGGTCTTTCTCCGGTATGCGCTGATTCAGGATGCTGACTTTTCGAACTACCGTTCAATCTTGTTCTACATCCTGTCGGTATCGGTCGTCATGATGGTCATCGTGGTGCTGTGGGTATGGCTGTTTCAGAAGCGGTCATTGCATGGAAATATGCATACGGGCAATGCGCTTTCGGGTATCGCTTGGCGGAAAGGAAGTGTCATTCTCCAGCTGACGGTCTGTATGGCTTTCATCTTCTGTGCGGTGGCCATGCAGCTGCAACTGCACCATTTGCGGAATGTGGATACAGGCATGGACTATCGCGGACGGGCAGCCGTCAGCATTTGGATGAATGTGGACATGAACGTATGGGCCGAGAAAATCAAGACCTTGCCGATGGTGACGGAGGTGGTACGTCCGGTTTACTGGCCGTTGTTGGGTATGGGAGCTTATTCATCGTCCTTGATAGATGGAGGAACAGGTATGGAAGGCCGTTTGAAGGAGCCTTTGTCTTTTGATGAAGTGTTGGCTGGTGAAGACTTCTTCCGTTTTTACGGTATGCAGCTGTTGGCAGGCGAATGGGTGTCGGAAAAGTCGGATTATCGGCAGGTGAACATTCTGGAAAGTACGGCCCGCCGGATGGGTTGGACTCCTGAAGAAGCTGTAGGCAAGCAGCTGTTTTTTGTTGATCGCAAGACAGAGCCGATGACCGTTATCGGGGTGGTGAAAGACTGTGCTTATAAATCGCCTACTGAGAAACTTCCCTACACGATGTTTGTCAACACCGATCAGGTAAAGTGGATGCACGCCCGCTGTTTTGTTCTTTTCAAATACCGTCCGGGAACGTGGGACGAATGTCGCCGTTGCATTGAAGAGATGCAGCGTGCCGAGCTGCCCGACCGTAAGCTCTTTCTCTATAGTGAAGAAGAACGTTACAACGATTATCTGAAGTCGGAAGATGCCTTGTCGTCATTGCTTGGGTTCTCATCGCTGGTGTGTATCTTCATTTCGATATTTGGTATCTACTCGCTGGTGACATTAGCTTGCGAGCGGCGCCGCAAGGAGATAGCTATCCGCAAGGTAAACGGAGCCACGGTGAGGAATATTCTTATGCTGTTTTTCAGGGAATATGCTTTGCTGTTGGTCGTTTCTTCGCTGATTGCCTTCCCTGCTGCCTGGTGGGTGATGAGACGTTGGATAGAGCACTATGACCGTCAGGTGGAAATCGGATTCCTTCCATTTCTGCTGATTTTTGTCGGCGTTGCTCTTTGTGTAGTGGCTTGTATCGGGCATCGCATTTGGAAAACGGCAAATGAGAATCCGGCAGAGGTGATAAAGAGTGAATGA